In one window of Pristiophorus japonicus isolate sPriJap1 chromosome 9, sPriJap1.hap1, whole genome shotgun sequence DNA:
- the LOC139272800 gene encoding probable G-protein coupled receptor 139: MGRPIIFQFRDFYYPFLAAFGVPANLLTIVILSRGNCGLSKCISVYMVAMATADLLVMIFNVLVYQICRNHFPYSFLSYTAVCKFNIYLNSSNLNMSVWFTLLFTVDRYVAVCCQKFKTKYCRVKTAAAVITTVSVLIYCHCLPFWFAYKFERIINNIHWGCRPSIDFFTSPAGVGFSWTVSVLTSMIPFALILLFNCLTVRRILMASRARRGLRGHSSENQSDPEMENRRKSIILLFSVSGSFLVLWLTPFISFLTTRLTNTAHYQGDYTAPAYIATETGYMLMYLSSCTNTCMYAATQTKFREELNKVVKSPWTLILILVKK; this comes from the exons ATGGGACGGCCAATAATTTTTCAGTTTAGGGACTTTTACTATCCTTTCCTCGCAGCATTCGGTGTTCCCG cgaacctactgacaatcgtgatcctctcccgaggaaactgcggcctttccaaatgtatctctgtctacatggtggccatggcaacagcagatctactggtcatgattTTCAACGTATTAGTGTATCAGATTTGTAGAAATCACTTTCCATATTCCTTTCTGTCCTACACTGCCGTTTGTAAGTTCAATATTTACCTCAATTCAAGCAACTTGAATATGTCGGTGTGGTTTACACTCTTGTTCACAGTTGACCGATATGTAGCTGTATGTTGTCAaaagtttaaaacaaagtattgccGAGTGAAAACGGCAGCCGCGGTTATAACAACGGTCTCTGTCCTGATCTATTGCCACTGCCTCCCATTTTGGTTTGCTTATAAATTTGAACGAATAATTAACAATATTCATTGGGGTTGTCGCCCCAGTATTGACTTTTTTACTTCGCCTGCAGGCGTCGGATTCTCATGGACGGTTAGTGTATTAACGTCAATGATTCCGTTTGCTCTGATATTACTGTTTAATTGCTTGACCGTCAGACGTATTTTAATGGCCAGTAGAGCCCGCAGGGGACTCCGCGGTCACAGCAGTGAGAATCAGAGCGAtcccgagatggagaaccgaaggaaatcgattATTTTACTATTCAGCGTATCGGGCAGTTTCTTAGTGTTGTGGCTGACACCATTCATTAGTTTTTTAACTACCAGACTGACAAACACCGCGCATTACCAAGGTGATTATACAGCTCCTGCATACATCGCCACAGAAACCGGATATATGCTCATGTATTTGAGTtcatgtacaaacacgtgtatgtatgcagctactcaaactaaattcagagaagagctgaataaggtggtgaaatctccttggacattgattctgatattggttaaaaaataa